The following coding sequences lie in one Ictalurus punctatus breed USDA103 chromosome 16, Coco_2.0, whole genome shotgun sequence genomic window:
- the LOC124629034 gene encoding annexin A3 isoform X2, translating to MASQWDDLSLLLDSPDSLSFSGRGTIKDKVGFNAGEDAAALRKAIEGIGTTEKTLIDILTQRSSAQRQQICKAYKDVTGKGAGTTESTLIEILASRSNHQIKALSDAYLQETGKALTYDLKSEVSGDFGKTLITLAEGKRDESKNVDAAKAKADAKVLYEAGEKKWGTDESKFIDILCHRSVPQLRQTLVEYKNLSGKTLQQSIESEMSGNLEEVLVAIVKCVKSVPAYMAELLHKSMKGAGTNEAVLTRIMVSRSEIDMMDIKAEYKKLFGRSLYSDIESDTGGDYRKTLLGICGADDKA from the exons ATGGCTTCTCAGTGG GATGATTTGAGCCTCCTTCTGGATTCACCGgactctctgtccttctct GGTCGAGGAACCATTAAAGATAAAGTGGGTTTTAACGCAGGTGAAGACGCTGCTGCTTTACGGAAGGCCATCGAGGGAATCG GCACTACCGAGAAGACTCTGATCGACATTCTGACTCAGAGAAGCAGCGCTCAGCGTCAGCAGATCTGTAAAGCGTACAAGGACGTGACCGGAAAG GGAGCCGGAACTACAGAGAGCACGCTGATCGAGATCCTCGCCTCCCGATCCAACCATCAGATCAAAGCTCTGTCTGACGCATACTTACAGG AGACGGGGAAAGCGCTGACTTACGATCTGAAGTCGGAGGTGTCGGGGGATTTTGGGAAAACTCTGATCACCCTGGCTGAG GGCAAAAGGGACGAGAGTAAAAATGTGGACGCTGCTAAAGCCAAAGCCGACGCGAAG GTCCTGTACGAGGCCGGAGAGAAGAAATGGGGGACGGACGAGAGCAAGTTCATCGATATCCTCTGCCACAGGAGCGTTCCTCAGCTCCGACAAA CCCTGGTGGAATATAAGAACCTGAGCGGGAAAACCCTGCAGCAGAGCATCGAGAGCGAGATGTCCGGGAATTTAGAGGAAGTTTTAGTAGCCATAG TGAAATGTGTGAAGAGCGTCCCGGCGTACATGGCAGAGCTTCTCCATAAGAGTATGAAG GGCGCGGGCACTAACGAGGCCGTGCTGACTCGGATCATGGTGAGCCGCTCCGAGATCGACATGATGGACATCAAGGCCGAGTATAAAAAACTGTTCGGCCGCTCCTTGTACTCCGATATCGAG TCTGACACAGGGGGGGATTATCGGAAAACTCTGCTGGGGATCTGCGGAGCGGACGATAAGGCCTGA
- the anxa3b gene encoding annexin A3 (The RefSeq protein has 1 substitution compared to this genomic sequence), whose product MASPGGRGTIKDKAGFNAGEDAAALRKAIEGFGTNEKTLIDILTKRSSAQRQQICKAYQDATGKSLVDALKGDTKGNFEDILVALVTPPGQFDMKAIKKAIKGAGTTESTLIEILASRSNHQIKALSDAYLQETGKALTNDLKSEVGGNFGKTLTTLAEGRRDESNNVDAAKAKADAKVLYEAGEKKWGTDESKFIDILCQRSVPQLRQTLVEYKNLSGKTLQQSIESEMSGNLEELLVAIVKCVNSVPAYMAELLHKSLKGAGTNEAVLTRVMVSRSEIDMMDIKAEYKKLFGRSLYSDIESDTAGDYEKTLLGICGAEA is encoded by the exons ATGGCTTCTCCTGGG GGTCGAGGAACCATTAAAGATAAAGCGGGTTTTAACGCAGGTGAAGACGCTGCTGCTTTACGGAAGGCCATCGAAGGATTCG GCACCAATGAGAAGACTCTGATCGACATTCTGACTAAGAGGAGCAGCGCTCAGCGTCAGCAGATCTGTAAAGCGTACCAGGACGCGACTGGAAAG TCTCTCGTGGACGCTCTGAAGGGAGACACTAAAGGAAACTTTGAGGACATCCTGGTGGCTCTCGTCACCCCGCCGGGGCAGTTCGACATGAAGGCGATTAAAAAAGCAATTAAA GGAGCCGGAACTACAGAGAGCACGCTGATCGAGATCCTCGCCTCCCGATCCAACCATCAGATCAAAGCTCTGTCTGACGCATACTTACAGG AGACGGGGAAAGCGCTGACTAACGATCTGAAGTCGGAGGTGGGGGGAAATTTTGGGAAAACTCTGACCACCCTGGCTGAG GGCAGAAGGGACGAGAGTAACAATGTGGACGCTGCTAAAGCCAAAGCCGACGCGAAG GTCCTGTACGAGGCCGGAGAGAAGAAATGGGGGACGGACGAGAGCAAGTTCATCGATATCCTCTGCCAGAGGAGCGTTCCTCAGCTCCGACAAA CCCTGGTGGAATATAAGAACCTGAGCGGGAAAACCCTGCAGCAGAGCATCGAGAGCGAGATGTCCGGGAATTTAGAGGAATTGTTAGTAGCCATAG TGAAATGTGTGAACAGCGTCCCGGCGTACATGGCAGAGCTTCTCCATAAGAGTTTGAAG GGTGCGGGCACTAACGAGGCCGTGCTGACTCGGGTCATGGTGAGCCGCTCCGAGATCGACATGATGGACATCAAGGCCGAGTATAAAAAACTGTTCGGCCGCTCCTTATACTCCGATATCAAG TCCGACACAGCAGGAGATTATGAGAAAACACTGCTGGGGATCTGTGGAGCGGAGGCCTGA
- the LOC124629034 gene encoding annexin A3 isoform X1, whose product MASQWDDLSLLLDSPDSLSFSGRGTIKDKVGFNAGEDAAALRKAIEGIGTTEKTLIDILTQRSSAQRQQICKAYKDVTGKSLVDALEGDTHGQFEDILVALVTPPAQFDMQEIRKAMKGAGTTESTLIEILASRSNHQIKALSDAYLQETGKALTYDLKSEVSGDFGKTLITLAEGKRDESKNVDAAKAKADAKVLYEAGEKKWGTDESKFIDILCHRSVPQLRQTLVEYKNLSGKTLQQSIESEMSGNLEEVLVAIVKCVKSVPAYMAELLHKSMKGAGTNEAVLTRIMVSRSEIDMMDIKAEYKKLFGRSLYSDIESDTGGDYRKTLLGICGADDKA is encoded by the exons ATGGCTTCTCAGTGG GATGATTTGAGCCTCCTTCTGGATTCACCGgactctctgtccttctct GGTCGAGGAACCATTAAAGATAAAGTGGGTTTTAACGCAGGTGAAGACGCTGCTGCTTTACGGAAGGCCATCGAGGGAATCG GCACTACCGAGAAGACTCTGATCGACATTCTGACTCAGAGAAGCAGCGCTCAGCGTCAGCAGATCTGTAAAGCGTACAAGGACGTGACCGGAAAG TCTCTCGTGGACGCTCTGGAGGGAGACACTCATGGACAATTTGAGGACATCCTGGTGGCTCTCGTCACCCCGCCGGCTCAGTTCGACATGCAGGAGATTAGAAAGGCAATGAAA GGAGCCGGAACTACAGAGAGCACGCTGATCGAGATCCTCGCCTCCCGATCCAACCATCAGATCAAAGCTCTGTCTGACGCATACTTACAGG AGACGGGGAAAGCGCTGACTTACGATCTGAAGTCGGAGGTGTCGGGGGATTTTGGGAAAACTCTGATCACCCTGGCTGAG GGCAAAAGGGACGAGAGTAAAAATGTGGACGCTGCTAAAGCCAAAGCCGACGCGAAG GTCCTGTACGAGGCCGGAGAGAAGAAATGGGGGACGGACGAGAGCAAGTTCATCGATATCCTCTGCCACAGGAGCGTTCCTCAGCTCCGACAAA CCCTGGTGGAATATAAGAACCTGAGCGGGAAAACCCTGCAGCAGAGCATCGAGAGCGAGATGTCCGGGAATTTAGAGGAAGTTTTAGTAGCCATAG TGAAATGTGTGAAGAGCGTCCCGGCGTACATGGCAGAGCTTCTCCATAAGAGTATGAAG GGCGCGGGCACTAACGAGGCCGTGCTGACTCGGATCATGGTGAGCCGCTCCGAGATCGACATGATGGACATCAAGGCCGAGTATAAAAAACTGTTCGGCCGCTCCTTGTACTCCGATATCGAG TCTGACACAGGGGGGGATTATCGGAAAACTCTGCTGGGGATCTGCGGAGCGGACGATAAGGCCTGA
- the anxa3b gene encoding annexin A3 isoform X1 codes for MASPGGRGTIKDKAGFNAGEDAAALRKAIEGFGTNEKTLIDILTKRSSAQRQQICKAYQDATGKSLVDALKGDTKGNFEDILVALVTPPGQFDMKAIKKAIKGAGTTESTLIEILASRSNHQIKALSDAYLQETGKALTNDLKSEVGGNFGKTLTTLAEGRRDESNNVDAAKAKADAKVLYEAGEKKWGTDESKFIDILCQRSVPQLRQTLVEYKNLSGKTLQQSIESEMSGNLEELLVAIVKCVNSVPAYMAELLHKSLKGAGTNEAVLTRVMVSRSEIDMMDIKAEYKKLFGRSLYSDIKSDTAGDYEKTLLGICGAEA; via the exons ATGGCTTCTCCTGGG GGTCGAGGAACCATTAAAGATAAAGCGGGTTTTAACGCAGGTGAAGACGCTGCTGCTTTACGGAAGGCCATCGAAGGATTCG GCACCAATGAGAAGACTCTGATCGACATTCTGACTAAGAGGAGCAGCGCTCAGCGTCAGCAGATCTGTAAAGCGTACCAGGACGCGACTGGAAAG TCTCTCGTGGACGCTCTGAAGGGAGACACTAAAGGAAACTTTGAGGACATCCTGGTGGCTCTCGTCACCCCGCCGGGGCAGTTCGACATGAAGGCGATTAAAAAAGCAATTAAA GGAGCCGGAACTACAGAGAGCACGCTGATCGAGATCCTCGCCTCCCGATCCAACCATCAGATCAAAGCTCTGTCTGACGCATACTTACAGG AGACGGGGAAAGCGCTGACTAACGATCTGAAGTCGGAGGTGGGGGGAAATTTTGGGAAAACTCTGACCACCCTGGCTGAG GGCAGAAGGGACGAGAGTAACAATGTGGACGCTGCTAAAGCCAAAGCCGACGCGAAG GTCCTGTACGAGGCCGGAGAGAAGAAATGGGGGACGGACGAGAGCAAGTTCATCGATATCCTCTGCCAGAGGAGCGTTCCTCAGCTCCGACAAA CCCTGGTGGAATATAAGAACCTGAGCGGGAAAACCCTGCAGCAGAGCATCGAGAGCGAGATGTCCGGGAATTTAGAGGAATTGTTAGTAGCCATAG TGAAATGTGTGAACAGCGTCCCGGCGTACATGGCAGAGCTTCTCCATAAGAGTTTGAAG GGTGCGGGCACTAACGAGGCCGTGCTGACTCGGGTCATGGTGAGCCGCTCCGAGATCGACATGATGGACATCAAGGCCGAGTATAAAAAACTGTTCGGCCGCTCCTTATACTCCGATATCAAG TCCGACACAGCAGGAGATTATGAGAAAACACTGCTGGGGATCTGTGGAGCGGAGGCCTGA